Proteins from a single region of Leptotrichia trevisanii DSM 22070:
- a CDS encoding queuosine precursor transporter: MEFFRNFQFGVNELMWLGYLLLNFTAVILAYKFWGKAGLLSIVPLSIVIANIQVGKMMTLFGVDTTMGNIAFGGIYLASDILSENEGKKYARKVVSLGFASMLFTTFIMQIVLKIQVAPSDTMQGALSQVFGFMPRLAIASVTGFAASQAFDIWSYQVIRKLRPSFKDIWIRNNASTMLSQILDNIVFSFMAFLGVYSMKEIIVIIFSTYFLKVIISLLDTPFVYIATIWKNNGKVNED, from the coding sequence TTGGAATTTTTTAGAAATTTTCAGTTTGGAGTAAATGAATTAATGTGGTTGGGATACCTGTTACTTAATTTTACAGCAGTTATTTTGGCTTACAAGTTTTGGGGGAAGGCTGGATTGCTTTCGATTGTGCCGCTTTCAATAGTTATTGCAAATATTCAGGTTGGGAAAATGATGACATTGTTTGGTGTGGATACGACTATGGGAAACATTGCATTTGGAGGGATTTATCTGGCATCAGATATTCTTTCAGAGAATGAAGGGAAAAAGTATGCCAGAAAAGTAGTTTCACTTGGATTTGCCTCAATGCTGTTTACAACGTTTATTATGCAAATTGTTTTAAAAATACAGGTTGCACCATCGGATACTATGCAAGGTGCTTTAAGTCAGGTGTTTGGATTTATGCCAAGACTGGCAATAGCAAGTGTAACAGGATTTGCAGCCTCACAAGCCTTCGACATCTGGTCCTATCAAGTAATAAGAAAATTACGTCCAAGTTTTAAAGATATATGGATCAGAAATAATGCAAGTACGATGTTAAGCCAGATACTTGATAATATAGTATTTTCATTTATGGCATTTTTAGGTGTTTATTCAATGAAAGAAATAATTGTGATTATATTTTCTACATATTTTCTAAAAGTAATAATTTCGCTATTGGATACTCCATTTGTGTATATTGCAACAATTTGGAAAAATAACGGAAAAGTAAATGAAGATTAA
- a CDS encoding radical SAM protein: protein MIRYSVIKEKNPREIVLLKGFSCAYGKCAFCNYILDNTDDEEEMNRVNLEAINQITGEKGALQVINSGSVFELNDFTLSKIKEVCREKNIKILYFEAYFGYINRLNEIREYFSEQEVRFAIGMETFDNEFRTKVLTKNFVINNKVLEKIKKEYKMGLFMICIKGQTKEMILRDIELAQEYFNEIALSVFVNNDTKVERDEELVKWFLTEIYPELNKKRNIEILVDNKDFGVYVQ, encoded by the coding sequence ATGATAAGATATAGTGTAATAAAAGAAAAAAATCCTAGAGAAATAGTGCTTTTAAAGGGATTTAGCTGTGCATACGGAAAATGTGCGTTTTGTAATTATATTTTGGACAATACAGATGATGAAGAGGAAATGAACAGGGTAAATCTGGAGGCGATTAATCAGATTACTGGTGAAAAAGGAGCCTTGCAGGTTATAAATTCTGGCTCTGTCTTTGAGCTTAATGATTTTACGCTTTCTAAAATTAAGGAAGTTTGTCGTGAGAAAAATATAAAAATATTATATTTTGAAGCATATTTTGGGTATATAAATAGGCTTAATGAAATTAGAGAATATTTTAGTGAGCAGGAAGTGCGGTTTGCTATTGGAATGGAAACTTTTGATAATGAATTTCGTACAAAAGTGCTTACAAAAAATTTTGTTATAAATAATAAAGTTTTGGAAAAAATAAAAAAAGAATATAAAATGGGGCTTTTTATGATTTGTATAAAAGGGCAGACAAAGGAAATGATTTTGCGTGATATAGAGCTTGCTCAGGAGTATTTTAACGAAATTGCACTTAGTGTATTTGTAAATAATGATACAAAAGTAGAGCGGGATGAGGAGCTTGTAAAATGGTTCTTGACAGAAATTTATCCAGAGTTAAATAAAAAGCGGAATATCGAAATTCTTGTTGATAATAAAGATTTTGGAGTGTATGTACAATAA